GGGCTTACACCTACGGGGATGATATCCGGCAAATCGACTGGAATGTTACGGCACGTACCGGGGACCCGTTCATTAAAGTATTTGAGGAAGAGCGTGAGCAAACGCTCATGCTCTGTATAGATATCTCTCAAAGCGGAACCTTTGGAAGCCAAAGCCAAAGTAAAATGGATCTGGCCATTGAATTAGCCGCCGTGTTGGCTTTCAGTGCCATAAAAAACAGCGACAAAGTCGGTTTGGTTTTATTCAGCGACCATATCGAGAAAGTGGTTCCTCCCAAAAAAGGCCGGACGCACGTACTTCGTCTGATTCGGGAACTCTACACGACAAATCCTACCGGAACCGGCACAGACATTGCAGATGCACTCTCTTACATCAACAGGCTACTGGACCGCAGAGCTATTGTAGTATTAACCTCTGATTTTCAGGATAAGGATTTCGAAAAGCAGCTGCGCATTACCAATCAAAAACATGACCTGGTTAGCATTATTATTAACGATCATTTGGAGGATGAGCTTCCTGATGTAGGATTGGTAAAGATCAGGGATGCCGAAACCGGAGCTGAAAAAATGATTGATACCTCAAGCCGGAAAGTTCGTGAGGCTTACAAAATCCGCCGTATGGAACAGAAAGCCTACATACACGATAAGATGCTTAAAATGAAGATCGACGCCGTTGAGGTTCAAACCAACGAATCGTATGTGCAGCCCTTGATGAACTTCTTTAAGCGTCGGGGCAGCCGCTACTGATCAAGGTGCGGTAAATGAAGCTACCGTTGACTCCCCTGCCTCATCAATTTGGCTGAGCTGAAATTTCAGGTCTTCGATATGATTGAAAAATTGCTCCATTTGAGCACCCTCAATTGCTTTTGAAGGTGGCAGCTTAACTTTAAGCGGGTTTACAGGCTGGCCGTTTTTATAAATGCGGTAATCTAAATGCACGCCCGTTACCCTTCCGGTTTTTCCGACAAATCCTATTACCTGCCCTTGTTTTACTCGTTGTCCTGCACGTATTCCTTTAGCAAAACCATTCAAGTGTAAATATGCGGTTGTGTAGGTTCCGTTATGGCGGATTTTGACAATATTACCATTAGCCCCTCGATACTGGGCTTCAACCACTTCTCCATCCCCAACAGAAAGCACGGGTGTACCAAGCGGTGCTGCATAATCAACCCCATAATGAGGCATTCTCCTCTTAAGAACGGGATGGAAACGACTGTGTGAGAAGTTTGAACTTACTCTTTGTGAATACTTGAATGGTGCTTTCATCAGGGCTTTTTGTACGCCGTTTCCTTCACTGTCGTAGTAGCCGGCCCGGTCGTCCGTTTCAAAAAAGAACGCATCGAAGGTTTCATTTTTATTGGTAAACTCTGCCGCCAGGATTTTTCCAATTCCAAATGGTTCACCATCTACAAATTCTTCTTCATAAATCACCTTGAAACTGTCACCCGGGTATAAACGGAAGAAATCTATCTGCCAGGCAAAAATCTCGCTTAATCGGTATCCAAGAAGAGCACTTACATCCTGATCAACCAGCGTTTCATATAAAGAAGATTCAATGACACCGCTCGCCTCAGCAATACGGGTGGTAACCTCTTTTTGGCCGGTTT
The nucleotide sequence above comes from Gracilimonas sp.. Encoded proteins:
- a CDS encoding DUF58 domain-containing protein, producing the protein MIPKEILKKIRKLEIQTKGIVNTLFGGEYQSAFKGRGMEFSEVRAYTYGDDIRQIDWNVTARTGDPFIKVFEEEREQTLMLCIDISQSGTFGSQSQSKMDLAIELAAVLAFSAIKNSDKVGLVLFSDHIEKVVPPKKGRTHVLRLIRELYTTNPTGTGTDIADALSYINRLLDRRAIVVLTSDFQDKDFEKQLRITNQKHDLVSIIINDHLEDELPDVGLVKIRDAETGAEKMIDTSSRKVREAYKIRRMEQKAYIHDKMLKMKIDAVEVQTNESYVQPLMNFFKRRGSRY
- a CDS encoding peptidoglycan DD-metalloendopeptidase family protein, with translation MVNSGMKLGLGIGVFCLIATLSLTLYSNKNAELPELVISPDNMVEISEGVQLDPYGFNRINLEVEEGRVKRNESLYLILRDLDVSPQTIYEINQKSKGVFQSNRIKPGQKYITYLDKESKDAQRLILHTNALDYVVFEWGNEIAVKTGQKEVTTRIAEASGVIESSLYETLVDQDVSALLGYRLSEIFAWQIDFFRLYPGDSFKVIYEEEFVDGEPFGIGKILAAEFTNKNETFDAFFFETDDRAGYYDSEGNGVQKALMKAPFKYSQRVSSNFSHSRFHPVLKRRMPHYGVDYAAPLGTPVLSVGDGEVVEAQYRGANGNIVKIRHNGTYTTAYLHLNGFAKGIRAGQRVKQGQVIGFVGKTGRVTGVHLDYRIYKNGQPVNPLKVKLPPSKAIEGAQMEQFFNHIEDLKFQLSQIDEAGESTVASFTAP